In Thermosynechococcus sichuanensis E542, a single genomic region encodes these proteins:
- a CDS encoding Ycf34 family protein, whose translation MCICVNCALVDRCTTYYAVEEQHQQPHLTLTPDFEPIEPTINVNIRTKGEEILLEWDVVGCKSFVEEQGRWAKLRPGELIPT comes from the coding sequence ATGTGTATCTGTGTTAACTGCGCCCTTGTGGATCGCTGTACCACATACTATGCCGTTGAGGAGCAGCACCAACAGCCCCATCTAACGCTCACACCAGATTTTGAACCGATTGAACCCACTATCAACGTGAATATCCGCACCAAAGGGGAAGAAATTCTATTGGAGTGGGATGTGGTCGGTTGTAAGAGCTTTGTAGAGGAGCAGGGACGGTGGGCAAAATTGCGCCCTGGTGAACTGATTCCCACCTAG
- a CDS encoding TrkA-related ion transporter — MGRSRLQQQLDLFIHSPRVEIGLIVLILTWTLLVVVDFLWVQPGRPNFFVILAELPLRLCFVVELFLRFAIARKKQRFFRHYWLDLVAILPMPPQWTLFRLLPLLRLPRASILINRNLHYLAPHMTVLYGAQISALLIIVLIMLFGGLAFYIIEGTSNPDIENLGDALWYSFFSLVSAEPIGAYPKTHAGRIITLVVVLAGLTLFAVFTGVVSAFMVQRLQSVMSIKNFDLDELRNHIILCGWNRSAPLVLQELQTDPQTRHAPIVIVAELEQLPLSELRGVDQNRLYFYSGDYTRIDVLEKVQIYHASRAILLADTSRPRSDQDRDARTVLAALTMEKLNPTIYTCAQLLDRNNNVQLQAAGVEDVVVADEMAGHLIGNAVRNQGAMDVFAELLTVQVGNQFYRLPLPATLAGKTFWYAQHHLKEQYDALLVAVERRIGGRRQTDINPPMNYELQVGDYVVVIARQCPQWG; from the coding sequence ATGGGACGCAGCCGGCTGCAACAACAACTAGATCTATTTATCCACTCACCGCGTGTTGAGATTGGCTTAATTGTTCTTATTCTGACGTGGACGCTGCTTGTGGTGGTGGATTTTCTTTGGGTGCAACCCGGCCGCCCTAATTTTTTTGTGATCTTGGCAGAGCTACCCCTACGGCTGTGCTTTGTTGTTGAGTTATTCCTACGCTTTGCGATCGCCCGCAAAAAGCAACGATTTTTCCGCCACTACTGGCTTGATCTAGTTGCAATTTTACCTATGCCGCCCCAGTGGACACTGTTTCGTCTGCTGCCGCTGTTGCGTCTGCCCCGTGCCTCAATTTTGATTAACCGCAACCTCCATTATCTTGCCCCCCACATGACTGTTCTTTATGGTGCTCAAATTTCAGCACTGTTAATCATTGTGTTGATCATGCTCTTTGGGGGACTGGCTTTTTATATTATCGAAGGAACCTCAAACCCAGACATCGAAAACCTTGGGGATGCCCTGTGGTACAGTTTCTTTTCCTTGGTTTCTGCCGAGCCGATTGGTGCCTATCCCAAAACCCATGCCGGGCGGATCATTACCCTTGTTGTGGTCTTGGCGGGACTGACCTTGTTTGCGGTGTTTACAGGGGTGGTGTCTGCCTTTATGGTGCAGCGGTTGCAGTCGGTCATGAGCATTAAGAACTTTGACTTGGATGAGTTGCGCAACCACATTATTCTCTGTGGCTGGAATCGCAGTGCCCCCCTTGTGTTGCAGGAGTTGCAAACCGATCCCCAAACCCGCCATGCGCCGATTGTCATTGTTGCTGAACTTGAACAGTTGCCCTTGAGTGAGTTGCGGGGGGTGGATCAAAATCGGCTTTACTTTTATTCGGGAGACTACACCCGCATTGACGTTTTAGAGAAGGTGCAAATTTACCATGCTTCCCGCGCTATTCTCTTGGCGGATACCAGCCGACCCCGCAGTGATCAAGACCGCGATGCCCGAACTGTTCTTGCTGCACTAACCATGGAAAAACTAAATCCGACGATTTACACCTGTGCCCAGCTTTTGGATCGCAACAATAATGTGCAACTTCAGGCGGCAGGGGTAGAAGATGTGGTAGTGGCTGATGAAATGGCGGGTCACCTTATTGGCAATGCAGTACGCAATCAAGGGGCGATGGATGTCTTTGCCGAACTGCTGACGGTACAGGTGGGAAACCAGTTTTATCGGCTCCCTTTGCCCGCAACGCTGGCTGGCAAAACCTTTTGGTATGCGCAACACCACCTCAAGGAGCAGTACGATGCCCTCTTGGTAGCAGTGGAACGTCGCATTGGGGGACGCCGCCAGACGGATATTAATCCACCAATGAACTATGAGTTGCAGGTAGGAGACTATGTAGTGGTCATTGCACGGCAGTGTCCACAGTGGGGATAG